Proteins from one Capricornis sumatraensis isolate serow.1 chromosome 2, serow.2, whole genome shotgun sequence genomic window:
- the LOC138074465 gene encoding zinc finger HIT domain-containing protein 3-like isoform X2, which yields MASLSCGTTVCVICLEKPKYRCLACRVPYCSLPGFWKHKGKCKPATGLVEKKIRSALTAKTKKSVENEVMRKRTECLCRI from the exons ATGGCATCGCTCAGCTGTGGTACCACTGTCTGCGTTATCTGTTTGGAGAAGCCCAAATACCGCTGCCTTGCCTGCCGCGTGCCCTATTGCTCCTTGCCCGGCTTCTGGAAGCACAAAGGGAAATGCAAGCCTGCAACTGGTCttgttgagaaaaaaataagatcagcTCTCACTGCAAAAACTAAAAAGTCTgtggaaaatga AGTGATGAGGAAGAGGACAGAGTGTCTTTGCAGAATTTAA
- the LOC138074465 gene encoding zinc finger HIT domain-containing protein 3-like isoform X1, with protein MASLSCGTTVCVICLEKPKYRCLACRVPYCSLPGFWKHKGKCKPATGLVEKKIRSALTAKTKKSVENEDDEDDSVADFLSSDEEEDRVSLQNLKNLGESAALRSLLLNPHLRQLMVDLGQADDKAKLMWACVQELLFVEFEDCCLSIVEPSQNEDP; from the coding sequence ATGGCATCGCTCAGCTGTGGTACCACTGTCTGCGTTATCTGTTTGGAGAAGCCCAAATACCGCTGCCTTGCCTGCCGCGTGCCCTATTGCTCCTTGCCCGGCTTCTGGAAGCACAAAGGGAAATGCAAGCCTGCAACTGGTCttgttgagaaaaaaataagatcagcTCTCACTGCAAAAACTAAAAAGTCTgtggaaaatgaagatgatgaagACGACTCTGTGGCTGATTTTCTCAGTAGTGATGAGGAAGAGGACAGAGTGTCTTTGCAGAATTTAAAGAATTTAGGGGAGTCTGCAGCGCTGAGGAGCTTACTGCTCAACCCGCACCTCAGACAGTTGATGGTTGACCTCGGTCAGGCAGATGACAAGGCCAAGCTTATGTGGGCCTGCGTGCAGGAACTCTTGTTTGTGGAGTTTGAGGACTGCTGCTTGAGTATCGTGGAGCCGTCTCAGAACGAGGATCCTTAA